The sequence below is a genomic window from Escherichia marmotae.
CATCAGAAGGCAATTTAACCGTGCTTTCGCCCATTGGAGGCACCAATGCATTATCAAGAATCCGAGTTCCGGCATTAAGCTCTGTTACCGTCAGGTAATAGGGTGTCGGGTTAATCAGCGTCAGAGAATTTGTGCCGCGACGGAATCTTAATTTTTCTGCGGCCTGATCGGGTGGCAACGCTAATTTAGCCGGGCGGTAATAGAGTTTAATGCGGCTGATTATCGCGAGCTGTAACGTATTCTCGTTCAATTTTGATTTATCCATTGACGGAATCGCTTTTACATTCATCCAGAACAAACTTTCCCGATCCTGCGGCAATTGATTATTTGTGGCATCAAGAATACGCAGGGTATTCTCTTTTTTTCCCTTCATCGCAAACAGAGGTGGCGTCACGATAAAACGACCATCCTTTACACCATCAGCATTTTCTACCCATGATTGAATTAAATAAGTGCTATTTTCATCATTATTTGTCACGGCAAGTTGAACTTGTTTTTGCCCTGCCGGATAAATTACGCGAGTCGCACCTAATGCCACTCCCGCTTCAGCGCGTCCGGCAAGCATCATTGCAACGATCATCAGGATACCTGCCAGTAAGCAGAATGTTATTTCCTGCGATTTTCTTACATTGACGTTTTTATTACTCACTGTCCTGTTCCTGTTATCACAATATCTGCTGAACAATTACTGATAGGTTAAGGAGAACCAGGCCTGAGCATTAGCCATGCCGCCAGTAACCCAACGCCCTGTTGCGCGATATTTAGCAATGAAATGTAGCGAAGTCGCGCCTGAGTAAAGCCGTTTCCAGTGTATTGGTGGACGATTAATCGGTACGAGGTTTCCCTCGTCATCAAACAAGGCAATACCAACATTGGTTGCAATTCCCGGCCCCTCACCCACAGAAAGCACATCCGGATTTTTGCCATCAGCGACACCGTGAAACGCCACGCCCACACGTTCACTCACCACCGTGCTACATTCCCGTAAATGAATAACAAACGGCACCGGGGCGCTATCTTCCCCTACCGCATGAAACCGGTTACTACTGATTTGCCCCATATTGACCGTCATTTGTTTATCACCAGCTTCAATCCGGCAAGCTTCCGCAATAATGACGCCCTGAAATTGCATATTTCCACCGGGCAACGTGGTGTTCCATTTATTTCCGGCCAGTGCAAACATCGGCAGTAACGACGCTACTAGAAATAATTTCGTCCTTTTCATCGTTATTTTTATCGCGCAGGGGGCGGGCATCCTTGCCCATAATTATTTCCCTAAAACCTGAGTGGATTATTGATACTGAACCTTGAAGGTTGCATCCGCATTAGCAGCACCCGGGGTTGCGACACCCGTTGCATAATAACGCGCCTGGAACGGAATGGTGTTGGTGCCATTATTCAGGGTTGTTTGTGCGCTAAATGTCGCACCGTCCAACGTCAGCGCATTGCCTGTTCTGTCAAGGATCTGCACACCAACGTTTGTTGCGCTACCTGCAGCAGAACTCTGCAGAGCCAGTACTTTAGGATTAGTGCTGTCAATCGCTGTGCCCAAGAAGGCAACAGCGGCTGTGCTTGCAACAGCAGTATCGCAATCATTCAGTTGAATGTTAAAACCGACAGCAGAGCTGGTTGCTCCAGCCTGCTTCAGAGTAGCAGTACGAACCTGGCCCAACTGAACGGTTTGATCAACAGAACCAGCATCAACCGCACAAGCAGCATTAACGATTTCCCCTTTAAAGTGAACGGTCCCACCATTTACCGTCGTGGGAGTAGTATCGGCCAAAGCCGCTGTAGAACTGAGGGACAGCGCCGACAGAACAACAATTGCCAGAGTTTTAATTTTCATACTGCTTTCCTTTTTAAATCTACGTATAAATCGACATGGGCAGTCGTTCTGTACACTTTGTTCAGATAGATAGTTTGACTGCCAACACTGCACAGTTTTCCCCCAAAAAATGAAACATTTGGGGCCATTTTGACTCATAGAGGAAAGCATCGCTCGCTTACTTATTTAGTTTATTCGTTGGATTAATGAACTTTATTTAATTGATTTTATAGATTTTTATGCTATCTGAGGTGGTTTTTGAAGAGAAGAATGAGGAAGTTGCTTCGAGAGTCAGAAACGCTATCTTTACGTAACGCGGAGGCAATGTGAAATTAATTTACAAGAGAAATAATTTACATATCAAATGGTTAGCTGGTTTTCGTCGATTTTTTATATTTTTATGCTTGAGAAAAAACACAAAACTTTTTTATGATATGGACAGTTTGGCCCCAATTGTCTTGTATTAATCTAATTTTTTATTTTTTTATCAATAGGTTACATTAAGCCTCTTCTCTTTTTAAATTTTCATTTATTAGATTATTTCTTTCCCATAATCCGGCAAAACGTGCGGCATTACTGGCGGTATAACGCACAGTATGGCGAATATTTCGATGCCCCAGATAATCCTGAATTAAACGAGTATCTGCACCGCGCTCGGCCAGTTCATAACCGCAAGCATGTC
It includes:
- the fimC gene encoding type 1 fimbria chaperone FimC translates to MSNKNVNVRKSQEITFCLLAGILMIVAMMLAGRAEAGVALGATRVIYPAGQKQVQLAVTNNDENSTYLIQSWVENADGVKDGRFIVTPPLFAMKGKKENTLRILDATNNQLPQDRESLFWMNVKAIPSMDKSKLNENTLQLAIISRIKLYYRPAKLALPPDQAAEKLRFRRGTNSLTLINPTPYYLTVTELNAGTRILDNALVPPMGESTVKLPSDAGSSITYRTINDYGALTPKMKGVME
- the fimA gene encoding type 1 fimbrial major subunit FimA, which gives rise to MKIKTLAIVVLSALSLSSTAALADTTPTTVNGGTVHFKGEIVNAACAVDAGSVDQTVQLGQVRTATLKQAGATSSAVGFNIQLNDCDTAVASTAAVAFLGTAIDSTNPKVLALQSSAAGSATNVGVQILDRTGNALTLDGATFSAQTTLNNGTNTIPFQARYYATGVATPGAANADATFKVQYQ
- a CDS encoding fimbrial protein, producing the protein MKRTKLFLVASLLPMFALAGNKWNTTLPGGNMQFQGVIIAEACRIEAGDKQMTVNMGQISSNRFHAVGEDSAPVPFVIHLRECSTVVSERVGVAFHGVADGKNPDVLSVGEGPGIATNVGIALFDDEGNLVPINRPPIHWKRLYSGATSLHFIAKYRATGRWVTGGMANAQAWFSLTYQ